Proteins from one Salvelinus alpinus chromosome 34, SLU_Salpinus.1, whole genome shotgun sequence genomic window:
- the LOC139563576 gene encoding cofilin-2, translating into MASGVTVNDEVIKVFNDMKVRKSSSTEDVKKRKKAVLFCLSDDKKKIIVEEGKWILVGDIGESVDDPYACFVKLLPLNDCRYGLYDATYETKESKKEDLVFIFWAPEGAPLKSKMIYASSKDAIKKKFTGIKHEWQVNGLDDIQDRATLADKLGGNVVVSLEGLPL; encoded by the exons ATG GCCTCAGGTGTCACTGTCAACGATGAAGTCATCAAGGTCTTCAATGACATGAAGGTCAGGAAGTCATCCTCTACCGAAGATGTAAAAAAGCGTAAAAAGGCTGTGCTGTTTTGTCTCAGCGATGACAAGAAGAAGATCATCGTAGAGGAGGGCAAGTGGATCCTTGTTGGTGACATTGGGGAGTCGGTGGACGACCCATACGCCTGTTTCGTCAAGCTTTTACCGCTCAACGATTGCAGATACGGCTTATACGATGCCACATACGAAACAAAAGAATccaagaaagaggacctggtatTTATATTTTG GGCACCTGAGGGTGCGCCCTTGAAAAGCAAGATGATCTATGCTAGCTCTAAAGATGCCATTAAAAAGAAGTTCACAG GTATCAAACACGAATGGCAAGTGAACGGATTAGACGACATCCAGGACCGCGCCACCCTGGCAGACAAGTTGGGAGGAAACGTGGTGGTATCACTCGAAGGGTTACCATTGTAA